From a single Cytophagales bacterium WSM2-2 genomic region:
- a CDS encoding oligopeptide transporter, OPT family, whose product MTPFKPFVSPSENVAELTIKSILLGCFFGIVFGCSTTYLAIKAGLTVTASIPIAVIAITLGRKLFKTTILENNIIQTTGSAGESIAAGVAFTLPGFLFLSADENGNINSQEYFNYFTIFSLAALGGMLGTMMMIPLRRSLIVKEHGTLPYPEGTACASVLQAGEKGGVFAQTAFVGMGVAFVYAMLQKVFHVISETPSFVTSQANKFWPSAKINGEITPEYLGVGYIIGARISGVLVAGSVLAWWAIIPLLATLVPFEQVAHQLVTLGYLSDITASGGKGNWDPVAKTFADPSAALYFAYIRQIGAGSVAAGGFITLIKTIPTIVSSFRESMGSLKEKGEAGVLRTERDLSFKVVIIGSLVLVLLIAILPKIPGDSILQKLLLGVLIITFGFFFVTVASRIVGLVGTSNSPISGMTIATLMGTCLIFTAVGWTGMMYEPMALVVGGIICIAAANAGGTSQDLKTGFIVGATPRHQQIALFIGALVSSLAIGIIIKVLDTPTPDLIALDPTVKHAIGSLKYPAPQATLMATLTKGILSFNLDWQYVMVGIFISITLELCGIKALAFAIGLYLPLSTTLPIFAGGAIKGLVDWRAEKRNEKKEEDDLGRGNLFATGLIAGGAISGVVVAVLSVFYFEALESVSVEHALSNLLNGGGYHIFGTLCFLGMAAILTRIAVKKDKQ is encoded by the coding sequence ATGACTCCCTTTAAACCATTTGTTTCACCGAGTGAAAATGTTGCCGAACTCACGATCAAGTCCATCCTGCTCGGATGCTTTTTCGGAATTGTTTTCGGATGCTCTACCACATATCTCGCGATTAAGGCAGGATTGACAGTGACTGCTTCCATCCCGATCGCTGTTATTGCGATCACGTTGGGGAGAAAACTTTTCAAGACAACTATTTTAGAAAACAACATCATCCAGACTACAGGCTCAGCGGGAGAATCGATCGCTGCAGGTGTCGCTTTTACATTGCCGGGCTTTTTATTCTTATCAGCAGATGAGAACGGAAATATCAACAGCCAGGAGTACTTTAATTATTTTACCATCTTTTCCTTAGCTGCTTTGGGCGGAATGCTCGGCACGATGATGATGATTCCTTTGAGAAGATCGTTGATCGTAAAAGAGCATGGAACTCTTCCTTACCCGGAAGGTACAGCTTGCGCTTCAGTGCTACAGGCGGGAGAAAAAGGAGGAGTCTTTGCTCAAACTGCTTTTGTGGGAATGGGAGTAGCATTCGTCTACGCGATGTTGCAAAAAGTTTTTCATGTGATCTCCGAAACTCCCTCGTTCGTGACGAGTCAAGCCAATAAATTTTGGCCATCAGCAAAAATAAATGGAGAGATCACACCTGAATATTTAGGTGTCGGGTACATTATCGGGGCAAGGATTTCGGGTGTACTTGTGGCGGGTTCAGTACTTGCCTGGTGGGCGATCATTCCGTTGCTTGCCACACTGGTACCTTTCGAGCAGGTAGCACATCAACTGGTAACGCTTGGATACTTGTCAGATATCACTGCCTCCGGAGGTAAGGGAAATTGGGACCCGGTCGCCAAAACTTTTGCGGATCCGTCAGCAGCATTGTATTTCGCTTATATCCGCCAGATCGGTGCAGGATCGGTTGCGGCAGGAGGTTTTATTACTCTTATTAAAACAATTCCAACCATCGTGAGTTCATTTCGCGAAAGCATGGGCTCACTAAAAGAGAAAGGAGAAGCCGGGGTTTTGCGAACGGAACGTGATCTGTCTTTTAAGGTGGTCATCATCGGAAGCCTGGTGCTCGTACTTTTGATTGCGATACTTCCAAAAATTCCTGGAGACAGTATTCTGCAAAAGTTATTGCTCGGAGTTCTCATCATCACGTTTGGTTTCTTTTTCGTTACAGTAGCCAGCAGGATTGTAGGTCTTGTCGGCACGAGTAACAGCCCGATCAGTGGTATGACCATCGCCACTTTGATGGGAACCTGCCTGATTTTTACTGCGGTGGGATGGACAGGCATGATGTACGAACCGATGGCATTGGTGGTTGGAGGAATAATTTGCATCGCAGCGGCTAATGCTGGCGGTACTTCACAGGATTTGAAAACCGGGTTTATTGTCGGTGCTACTCCACGACATCAGCAAATAGCGTTGTTCATTGGAGCTTTGGTTTCATCACTTGCTATCGGGATCATAATTAAGGTCCTCGACACACCGACTCCCGACCTTATCGCCTTGGACCCTACGGTTAAACATGCCATTGGAAGTCTTAAATACCCGGCCCCGCAAGCAACGCTGATGGCTACTTTAACGAAGGGGATTTTGTCATTCAACCTCGACTGGCAATATGTGATGGTGGGAATTTTTATATCAATTACACTGGAATTATGTGGAATTAAAGCACTTGCGTTTGCCATTGGACTTTACCTGCCGCTTTCTACAACGTTGCCGATTTTTGCGGGTGGAGCGATTAAAGGTTTAGTTGATTGGAGAGCCGAAAAAAGAAACGAGAAAAAAGAGGAGGACGATCTGGGCAGAGGTAATTTATTTGCCACGGGACTGATCGCGGGTGGAGCTATCTCAGGTGTGGTGGTCGCTGTACTCTCGGTGTTTTATTTTGAAGCTCTCGAATCCGTCAGTGTAGAGCATGCGCTGTCCAACTTGTTAAATGGCGGAGGCTATCACATCTTCGGAACCCTTTGCTTCTTGGGGATGGCTGCTATTCTAACCAGGATTGCGGTAAAAAAAGATAAGCAATAG
- the hppD gene encoding 4-hydroxyphenylpyruvate dioxygenase: protein MADFLPLNGTDHIEFYVGNAKQTALYYQHCFGFELVAYSGPETGVRDRASYVLQQHKIRFVLTTSLIPDSEINKHVARHGDGVKVLALWVDDATKSFQETLLRGAVAVQEPKTLKDEFGEVVLSSIKTYGDTIHTFVERKNYKGAFLPGYKAVKNKLAVTPIGLKHVDHCVGNVELGQMNKWVKFYEDVMGFKLLITFDDKDISTEYSALMSKVVSNGNGYIKFPINEPAQGKKKSQIEEYLDFYHGPGVQHIAIATDDIIHTVSELKRRGVEFLHVPEVYYDDVKERVGHINEDWKELEKLNILIDRDEEGYLLQIFSKPVQDRPTLFFEIIERNGAKSFGKGNFKALFEAIEHEQELRGNL, encoded by the coding sequence ATGGCTGATTTCCTCCCGCTTAATGGCACTGATCACATCGAATTTTACGTTGGCAATGCCAAACAAACTGCTTTATACTACCAACATTGCTTTGGCTTTGAATTAGTAGCTTATTCGGGGCCGGAAACTGGCGTTCGGGATCGTGCTTCATACGTCCTTCAACAGCATAAAATCCGCTTTGTACTTACTACTTCGTTGATCCCTGATTCAGAGATCAACAAGCACGTGGCCAGGCATGGCGATGGCGTAAAAGTGCTTGCCTTGTGGGTGGATGATGCCACTAAATCATTTCAGGAAACTTTGCTTCGGGGAGCCGTGGCTGTTCAGGAACCTAAAACCCTGAAAGATGAATTTGGTGAGGTCGTACTTTCGTCAATCAAAACTTACGGAGACACGATTCACACTTTCGTTGAAAGAAAAAATTATAAAGGAGCATTTTTGCCTGGCTACAAGGCTGTGAAAAATAAACTGGCCGTTACCCCCATCGGGTTGAAACACGTTGATCATTGTGTAGGTAACGTTGAACTTGGCCAAATGAACAAGTGGGTCAAGTTCTATGAAGATGTGATGGGCTTTAAGTTGCTGATCACTTTCGATGACAAGGACATCTCTACCGAATACAGCGCTCTGATGAGCAAAGTTGTTTCCAATGGAAATGGTTACATCAAATTCCCGATCAACGAACCAGCACAGGGAAAGAAGAAATCACAAATTGAAGAGTACCTTGATTTTTATCACGGACCTGGTGTACAACATATCGCCATTGCTACTGATGACATCATTCACACAGTAAGTGAATTGAAAAGACGCGGTGTCGAATTCCTGCATGTACCGGAAGTTTATTATGACGATGTGAAGGAACGCGTTGGTCATATCAACGAAGACTGGAAAGAATTGGAAAAACTGAACATACTTATCGACCGGGATGAAGAGGGATACCTGCTTCAGATTTTTTCCAAGCCCGTTCAAGACCGGCCGACACTATTTTTCGAGATCATTGAACGCAACGGTGCAAAATCTTTTGGCAAAGGGAATTTCAAAGCTTTGTTTGAAGCTATCGAGCACGAGCAGGAGCTGAGAGGTAATCTTTAA
- the trpS gene encoding tryptophan--tRNA ligase translates to MSRILTGIQSSGRPHLGNLLGAIIPAIELSKQPGNESFFFIADLHSLTTIKDAGVREENVRAVAAAWLAFGFDVEKNLLYRQSRIPLVCELTWYLNCVTPYPMLANAHSFKDKAEKLSDVNAGLFTYPVLMTADIVLYDANYVPVGKDQRQHLEMARDIASAFNNLYGETFVLPEAKIEETVMTIPGTDGQKMSKSYGNIIDIFLPDKELKKQVMSIVTDSTPMEAPKDPDKDNVYAIYQLLADAAQTLQFRKKYLAGNFGYGHAKQELLELILQKYTKEREAFNHFMNNIPELERTLEKCEAKATAIATEVIGRVRKKVGF, encoded by the coding sequence ATGTCAAGAATTCTAACAGGTATCCAAAGCAGCGGTCGTCCACACCTGGGCAATCTATTGGGAGCTATTATCCCTGCTATTGAGCTTTCAAAGCAGCCGGGCAACGAATCTTTTTTCTTCATCGCTGACTTGCATTCGCTGACCACAATTAAGGACGCCGGGGTGAGAGAAGAAAATGTGAGAGCTGTAGCCGCTGCATGGCTTGCGTTTGGTTTTGATGTAGAAAAAAATCTTCTATACAGACAGAGTCGTATCCCATTGGTTTGTGAATTAACATGGTATCTCAACTGTGTTACACCCTATCCCATGCTGGCTAATGCACATTCCTTCAAGGACAAAGCAGAAAAATTGTCTGACGTGAATGCCGGGTTATTCACTTATCCCGTCCTGATGACGGCAGATATCGTTCTGTATGATGCCAATTATGTACCCGTAGGAAAAGACCAACGCCAGCATCTGGAAATGGCCCGGGATATTGCCTCCGCATTTAACAATCTTTATGGCGAAACTTTTGTGCTGCCAGAGGCTAAGATCGAAGAAACGGTGATGACTATTCCTGGCACTGACGGGCAAAAAATGAGTAAGTCGTATGGCAACATCATTGATATTTTTTTACCTGATAAAGAATTGAAGAAACAGGTCATGTCCATTGTTACCGATAGCACTCCAATGGAGGCGCCTAAGGATCCGGACAAAGACAATGTGTATGCTATCTACCAATTGCTGGCTGACGCTGCTCAGACATTGCAATTCCGAAAAAAATACCTGGCCGGAAATTTCGGTTATGGTCACGCCAAACAGGAACTATTGGAATTGATTCTTCAGAAGTATACCAAAGAGCGCGAGGCGTTCAATCACTTTATGAATAACATTCCTGAATTGGAGCGGACGCTTGAGAAATGTGAAGCCAAAGCCACCGCAATCGCTACGGAAGTAATCGGAAGAGTCAGAAAGAAAGTCGGATTTTGA
- a CDS encoding membrane protein, with the protein MPTWIAYAIISMIFAGLTAVIAKFGLKNVSGDTGLAVRTTFVFLLVWLNTIAFRHIRDFGNLTSKDILFLGISGLTTTLSWIFYYRAIKIGDVSVVAVIDKASIVITLILSFWLLKEPFTWRMAIAAALIISGLLVLTIK; encoded by the coding sequence ATGCCAACCTGGATTGCATACGCAATTATCTCCATGATTTTCGCAGGGCTCACTGCAGTGATTGCTAAATTCGGATTGAAGAATGTGAGTGGTGATACAGGGCTGGCGGTGCGCACCACTTTTGTTTTCCTGCTGGTTTGGCTAAACACGATTGCTTTTCGTCACATCCGCGATTTTGGAAACCTGACTTCGAAAGACATTCTCTTTCTCGGGATTTCCGGATTGACAACAACACTTTCGTGGATATTTTATTATCGCGCCATTAAAATCGGAGATGTGTCTGTGGTTGCTGTAATTGACAAGGCCAGCATCGTCATTACGTTGATACTTTCATTTTGGCTTTTGAAAGAGCCGTTTACATGGCGTATGGCTATTGCGGCAGCCCTGATCATTTCAGGTTTGCTCGTGCTGACGATAAAATAA
- a CDS encoding MFS transporter: protein MNSEKTFFGHPRGLATLFFTEMWERFSYYGMRALLLLFMVGAIDNGGMGMDEKTGGAVYGLYTMFVYLLSLPGGWLADNLFGLRKSVFYGGCLITIGHFCLAFPYTQTFFIGLLFIVMGTGMLKPNISSLVGELYPISDQAKRDAGFSIFFMGINIGATIAPIITSYLGEKINWHYGFAAAGIGMLCGLIQFRATEKYLGEAGLYPSKLSDPVLQSKREKKIKIGLGVFGVLLTGFVTLLMMGAITINPVAIARTSTYVLTISVVVYFAYILLFEDLSQDEKNKVKVIAIFFLASATFYGGYEQQGSTLSLFADRYTDRFIGTFEFPSGWFQTVPPTAVVIFVPIFAWLWVWLAKRNANPSTPVKLSLGLFFMGLGYLVMMGASMVIVAGSKALPTWLVITYVFHTFGEICLYPIGLSAVSKLSPKKLLGQMMGVWFVSLALGNLTAGLFAGEFDDKAIAADPGILVNLFWMVVRAMFIGALAVFLLSKPLRKLMGNIQ, encoded by the coding sequence ATGAATTCTGAAAAAACTTTCTTTGGCCATCCTCGCGGACTGGCAACCCTGTTCTTCACCGAAATGTGGGAGCGCTTCAGTTATTACGGTATGCGGGCACTGCTGCTCTTATTTATGGTGGGGGCGATTGATAACGGTGGCATGGGAATGGACGAGAAAACAGGCGGTGCCGTGTATGGTCTCTACACCATGTTTGTATACTTATTGTCGCTACCTGGTGGATGGCTTGCAGACAATTTATTTGGGTTACGCAAGTCCGTTTTTTATGGAGGATGCCTGATTACGATTGGCCACTTTTGTTTAGCTTTTCCTTACACACAGACTTTTTTCATTGGCTTGCTATTTATTGTGATGGGCACGGGAATGCTCAAACCTAATATCAGTAGCCTGGTAGGAGAACTTTATCCGATATCCGATCAGGCTAAGCGAGATGCAGGGTTTTCCATTTTTTTTATGGGGATCAATATAGGAGCAACGATCGCTCCGATCATCACAAGCTACCTCGGTGAAAAAATAAACTGGCACTACGGTTTTGCCGCAGCCGGTATCGGGATGTTGTGTGGCCTGATTCAATTCAGAGCTACTGAAAAATATCTTGGCGAAGCGGGTTTGTACCCTTCAAAATTATCGGACCCGGTTTTACAAAGTAAGCGTGAGAAAAAGATTAAAATCGGGTTGGGTGTATTCGGAGTCCTGTTGACGGGTTTCGTTACACTGCTGATGATGGGAGCAATCACGATCAACCCTGTGGCAATTGCCCGGACATCAACTTATGTTTTGACAATAAGTGTCGTGGTATACTTTGCCTATATCCTTTTGTTCGAAGACTTGTCGCAGGACGAGAAAAATAAAGTGAAGGTGATCGCCATTTTTTTCCTGGCCTCGGCCACGTTTTACGGAGGTTATGAGCAACAAGGATCAACCCTGAGCTTATTTGCCGATCGGTATACGGATCGCTTCATCGGAACTTTTGAATTTCCTTCCGGATGGTTTCAAACGGTTCCTCCTACAGCTGTGGTGATCTTCGTTCCAATCTTCGCGTGGTTGTGGGTGTGGCTTGCCAAACGAAATGCAAATCCATCAACGCCCGTGAAACTTTCATTGGGTCTTTTCTTTATGGGCCTTGGATATCTTGTGATGATGGGTGCATCAATGGTTATTGTAGCAGGGAGCAAAGCACTTCCTACCTGGCTTGTGATCACTTATGTGTTTCACACTTTCGGTGAGATTTGCCTCTATCCGATTGGGTTGAGTGCTGTATCAAAGCTTTCGCCTAAAAAATTACTAGGCCAAATGATGGGCGTTTGGTTTGTATCTCTGGCGTTAGGCAATCTGACAGCTGGACTATTTGCTGGCGAGTTTGACGACAAAGCAATAGCAGCCGATCCAGGCATCCTGGTGAATCTTTTTTGGATGGTCGTAAGAGCCATGTTCATCGGAGCCCTGGCTGTTTTCCTCCTTAGCAAACCGCTTCGCAAACTGATGGGGAACATTCAATAA
- a CDS encoding phosphate transporter produces the protein MFELDFTYSFILILCLFAACAFEFVNGFHDTANAVATVIYTNTLKPWVAVIWSGTWNFLGVFAGGIGVAMGIVNLLPVETLVDQNVAHSLAMVLALLLTAIFWNLLTWYFGIPCSSSHTLIGSILGVGLAYSVLPEATGEAVNWEKAREIGTSLLVSPLFGFTITIILMYFIRVATRKSPMEDMLFKEPKKNQPPPPFVRAILFLTCTLVSFFHGSNDGQKGVGLIMLILIGVVPTYFALDNGFDSQKLPPALQKIERVMTTVDSTSLSLPDKKKLNETRAMNARLQSTFSAATTIADIPKGKKFDVRKDIMLMERNIKSLVSKEEVRLSEKDKDVIKAELKNLRKVTDYSPRWVIVLISLSLGLGTMIGWKRIVKTVGEKIGKEHLTYAQGASAEIVASITIGLSSKFGWPVSTTHVLSSGIAGSMVASKGVKNLQPDTVRNILMAWFLTLPVVMIMGGSLFLLFRAIF, from the coding sequence ATGTTTGAATTGGATTTTACGTACTCTTTCATTCTTATTCTTTGTCTTTTTGCAGCTTGCGCTTTCGAATTTGTCAATGGTTTCCATGACACCGCCAATGCGGTTGCAACTGTAATTTACACGAACACTTTAAAGCCCTGGGTAGCAGTTATTTGGTCAGGAACCTGGAATTTCCTTGGCGTTTTTGCCGGGGGAATTGGGGTCGCCATGGGGATCGTCAACCTTTTGCCTGTGGAAACACTGGTCGACCAAAATGTAGCCCATAGCCTGGCAATGGTGCTGGCTCTTTTACTCACTGCCATATTCTGGAATTTGCTGACCTGGTACTTTGGAATACCCTGCTCCAGCTCTCATACATTGATCGGTTCCATTCTTGGCGTAGGCCTTGCTTACTCCGTGCTTCCAGAGGCTACTGGAGAAGCTGTGAACTGGGAGAAGGCGCGTGAGATCGGTACATCTCTTCTGGTCTCTCCGTTATTTGGCTTCACAATAACCATTATCCTGATGTATTTTATCCGGGTGGCGACACGAAAATCGCCCATGGAAGACATGCTCTTTAAGGAGCCGAAAAAAAATCAACCGCCACCACCATTTGTGAGAGCTATTCTCTTCCTCACCTGCACATTGGTGAGTTTCTTTCATGGCTCAAACGATGGGCAGAAAGGTGTGGGCCTGATCATGTTGATCCTCATCGGTGTAGTACCAACTTATTTCGCGCTCGACAACGGGTTTGATAGTCAAAAACTTCCACCAGCATTGCAAAAAATTGAACGCGTAATGACTACAGTCGACTCAACTTCCTTGTCACTTCCCGACAAGAAAAAACTGAACGAGACTCGCGCCATGAATGCCCGTTTGCAATCAACTTTTTCGGCAGCAACTACAATCGCGGACATTCCCAAAGGGAAAAAATTCGATGTTCGCAAAGACATCATGTTAATGGAACGAAACATCAAATCTCTCGTGAGCAAAGAAGAAGTAAGACTCAGCGAAAAAGACAAGGATGTGATCAAGGCAGAACTTAAAAACCTGAGGAAGGTTACGGACTATTCACCTCGTTGGGTGATTGTATTGATTTCTCTTTCGCTCGGTTTGGGTACGATGATTGGCTGGAAGCGAATTGTAAAAACAGTAGGTGAAAAAATTGGGAAAGAGCATCTCACTTACGCTCAGGGAGCCAGTGCCGAAATTGTTGCTTCAATTACGATTGGCTTATCTTCCAAATTCGGATGGCCAGTAAGTACCACGCACGTGTTGTCATCGGGTATTGCCGGAAGTATGGTGGCCAGTAAGGGTGTGAAAAACCTTCAACCGGATACCGTAAGAAACATTCTTATGGCCTGGTTCCTGACATTGCCTGTGGTGATGATCATGGGCGGATCGTTGTTCCTGCTTTTCAGGGCGATTTTCTAA
- the gcdH gene encoding acyl-CoA dehydrogenase gives MAASTAEVPSKKSMKQDRYEQPDFYGIDDLLTEEHKLIRSSIREFVKREISPNIEDWAQRAHFPYEIVRKFGEIGAFGPTLPQQYGCGGLDYISYGILMQEIERGDSGMRSTASVQGSLVMYPIYKFGSEEQRKKYLPKLASGEWLGCFGLTEPDHGSNPSGMVTNFKDMGDHYLLNGAKMWISNSPKADVAVVWAKNEAGRIHGLIVERGMPGFTTPETHGKWSLRASTTGELVFHDVKVPKANLLPGKNGLGAPMMCLDSARYGIAWGAIGAAMDCYDSARRYAIERIQFGKPIGSFQLVQKKLAEMLSEITKAQLLNWRLGILMNEGKATTPQISLAKRNNVHVALEIAREARQIHGGMGITGEYPIMRHMMNLESVITYEGTHDIHLLILGNQITGIPAFV, from the coding sequence ATGGCCGCCTCCACCGCTGAAGTTCCTTCAAAGAAATCGATGAAACAAGACCGTTACGAGCAACCTGATTTTTATGGAATTGATGACTTGCTCACAGAAGAGCATAAACTCATCCGCAGTTCAATCCGGGAGTTCGTAAAAAGGGAGATTTCACCCAACATTGAAGATTGGGCGCAGCGTGCACATTTTCCTTACGAAATCGTGCGCAAGTTTGGCGAGATCGGAGCATTTGGCCCTACCCTCCCACAACAGTACGGATGTGGCGGTCTTGATTACATTTCATACGGAATCCTGATGCAGGAAATTGAACGTGGAGACTCAGGCATGCGCTCAACAGCTTCCGTGCAAGGATCACTGGTAATGTACCCGATCTATAAATTCGGCTCTGAAGAACAACGTAAAAAATATTTACCCAAGCTTGCCAGTGGCGAATGGCTTGGATGTTTTGGTTTGACAGAGCCCGATCACGGCTCCAACCCTTCCGGGATGGTTACCAATTTCAAAGACATGGGTGATCATTATTTATTGAATGGCGCCAAGATGTGGATTTCGAATTCACCAAAAGCTGATGTTGCAGTGGTATGGGCAAAAAATGAAGCCGGAAGAATTCACGGACTTATTGTAGAGCGTGGCATGCCCGGATTCACCACGCCAGAAACTCATGGCAAGTGGAGCTTGCGCGCCAGTACAACTGGTGAACTTGTATTCCATGATGTAAAAGTGCCAAAGGCGAATTTGCTTCCAGGTAAAAACGGGTTAGGTGCTCCCATGATGTGCCTTGATTCAGCTCGCTATGGTATTGCCTGGGGAGCTATTGGCGCAGCCATGGATTGCTATGATTCGGCAAGACGATATGCTATCGAAAGAATTCAGTTCGGAAAACCAATCGGTTCTTTTCAATTGGTACAAAAGAAATTAGCTGAAATGCTTAGCGAAATCACCAAAGCACAATTGCTCAACTGGCGACTCGGCATTTTGATGAACGAAGGCAAGGCAACTACTCCACAAATTTCATTGGCTAAGAGAAATAATGTTCATGTCGCACTAGAGATCGCTCGTGAAGCAAGACAGATTCACGGAGGCATGGGCATCACCGGTGAATATCCGATCATGCGCCACATGATGAACCTCGAAAGTGTGATCACTTACGAAGGAACGCACGACATCCATTTGCTGATCCTTGGAAATCAGATTACAGGGATTCCGGCTTTTGTTTAA
- a CDS encoding phosphoglucomutase translates to MSSLLETAKAKANHWLKSNIDDTTKEQVNKLLAGTDEKLLIDSFYKDLEFGTGGLRGIMGVGSNCMNQYTVGAATQGLANYLKKSFPSKPIQVAIAYDSRNNSKYFAQVTANVFSANGITVHLFEELRPTPLLSFAIRYLKCDSGVVITASHNPKEYNGYKAYWNEGAQLVSPHDKNVIAEVNAITNFDQIKFTPDPSKIKTVGKEVEDAYYEEVIQRIPKKESIARQKNTSIVYTSLHGAGITMVPECLKRLGFENISIVEEQKVPDGNFPTVHSPNPEEQSAMEMALKKARLVNAELVLATDPDTDRVGFGIKNDKGEYFLLNGNQGFSLMMWFILRNLKEKKGSYIVKTIVTTELIDDMARHFGIECFNTLTGFKHIAELMSQLEGKKKFVAAGEESYGYMVGDFVRDKDAVSACAFFAAMAAAAKDEGKSMYDWLLQMYVENGFYKEGLINLVRKGADGEQQIKAMMEKFRNAPPSTLGNERVIRVLDYKTSLEKELATSTTKQLDFPKSDVLQFYTDRGSKISVRPSGTEPKIKFYVSVKGKLGTANDFERIDKELQEKISSIERDLN, encoded by the coding sequence ATGTCTTCCCTTCTTGAAACCGCAAAAGCCAAAGCAAATCATTGGCTAAAGAGCAACATTGATGATACCACCAAGGAGCAAGTAAATAAACTACTCGCAGGTACAGACGAAAAATTGCTAATTGACAGTTTTTACAAGGACCTTGAATTTGGAACAGGAGGTCTTCGGGGAATCATGGGTGTTGGTTCCAATTGCATGAATCAATATACCGTTGGTGCCGCCACGCAAGGGCTTGCCAACTATCTAAAAAAGTCTTTCCCTTCAAAACCGATACAAGTAGCTATCGCATACGATAGTCGTAACAATAGCAAGTACTTTGCACAGGTAACGGCAAATGTATTTTCAGCCAACGGGATTACGGTGCATCTATTCGAGGAACTTCGCCCCACTCCTCTCCTTTCCTTCGCTATTCGCTATTTAAAATGTGATTCGGGGGTAGTGATCACCGCTTCACACAACCCCAAAGAATACAACGGCTATAAAGCCTACTGGAATGAGGGCGCGCAACTGGTTTCTCCCCATGACAAAAACGTAATTGCTGAAGTCAACGCGATCACAAATTTTGATCAAATCAAATTTACTCCTGATCCCTCTAAAATCAAGACTGTTGGAAAAGAAGTAGAAGACGCTTACTACGAAGAGGTTATTCAGCGAATTCCTAAAAAAGAAAGTATCGCTCGGCAAAAAAATACTTCAATAGTTTATACCAGTTTACACGGAGCTGGAATTACCATGGTACCAGAATGTCTCAAGCGCCTGGGATTTGAAAACATATCCATCGTTGAAGAGCAAAAAGTACCTGATGGAAATTTTCCGACCGTACATTCACCGAATCCCGAAGAGCAATCGGCCATGGAAATGGCGTTGAAGAAAGCACGGTTAGTAAATGCAGAGTTAGTACTAGCTACAGACCCGGATACAGATCGGGTTGGATTCGGAATTAAAAATGACAAAGGCGAATATTTCCTGTTGAATGGAAACCAGGGATTCAGTCTTATGATGTGGTTCATCTTAAGAAACCTAAAAGAAAAGAAGGGCTCCTACATTGTTAAGACGATTGTCACAACAGAATTGATCGATGATATGGCCAGGCATTTCGGCATCGAATGCTTTAATACCCTTACCGGTTTCAAACACATTGCCGAGTTAATGAGCCAGCTGGAGGGAAAGAAGAAATTTGTGGCTGCAGGTGAAGAAAGTTACGGATACATGGTTGGTGACTTTGTCAGAGACAAGGACGCAGTCAGCGCCTGTGCTTTTTTCGCAGCCATGGCAGCTGCAGCAAAAGACGAAGGGAAATCCATGTATGACTGGCTGTTACAGATGTATGTTGAAAATGGATTTTACAAAGAAGGCTTGATCAACCTGGTGAGAAAAGGTGCAGATGGCGAGCAGCAAATCAAAGCCATGATGGAAAAATTCCGGAATGCCCCTCCCTCTACCTTGGGTAATGAAAGGGTGATTCGTGTGCTGGACTACAAGACTAGTTTAGAAAAAGAGCTGGCGACTTCGACAACAAAGCAACTCGACTTTCCGAAATCTGATGTATTGCAATTCTACACTGATAGGGGTTCAAAAATATCCGTGCGGCCTTCTGGCACTGAGCCCAAGATCAAATTTTATGTGAGTGTGAAAGGTAAGCTTGGCACCGCCAATGATTTCGAAAGAATTGACAAGGAACTCCAAGAAAAAATTTCCAGCATAGAGCGTGACCTTAATTGA